The genomic segment GTACAAATTAATGGCTACTGGTGAGGGAAAACCTGATTCGATGGTTGTTTTGTTGCAAGTTCAGTTTGTCCATTAAGATATGAGTTCTTGGAGAGTGAGGCCAATAGAGTAGTTAACTGGTGGGAAGGGTTTTCAGCCCTGTTGGTAGCTGTGCCAGTTGGAATACGAGGATTTCCAACCATTGGAATGAACGATGCATGAGAAATGGGCATGGTCGGAACTTGGTTTGGGAAACGGAACATATGAACTCTGTTGTCAGTGATTGCAGGCAAAGGTGTCGTAGCGAACTGAGGCAGATTGCAAGGGATGGTTGTGCCTGACCTTAACCCCATTTCAACTCCCATTAACTGCTGCAAATGGGGTGCGTTCATCATACCATGACCAGGTAACATCATAAAAGGCATGCAAAATCCGCCACCCATTTTCATAATCTGCATCCCAAAACTAAGCTTAAAACATCCATGTAAAAATGACTGTCTATTTAACGTAAAAGACTTAAAAGGTACCTGTAACTGAAGCTTGAGGGTCTTAAGATATTCAATGGCATCATCAAGCATTGAAGCTTTATCCGTCTGAGATACAAAATGGACACAACAATGTATATGGAATTAAAAAACAAGCACAATTTTCAGAAAATGAGAGGGGGCAATTGTATGTATCCAAAGTCCAAACCTTGTTGCAGTTGGGTATGAGCTCCCTCAATATATGCATCCTCTTGTTTATCTTATCTCTTCGTTTCTGCAAACATCAACAACAGTAACATGTTAATAAAGAATCTAATAATTTCTTAAACTGTTTCTTGTCATCACCCAAATGTATGTCCCTCACCCTTTCACACAAATTATGAGCTTCTGCATTCCTACTTCTCTTCACTCCTGTGCCTTCCCGAGCAGGCTTTTCCTTCACTAcatcttctgcttcttcataGTTCTGCACCGAGTCATCGATGTCATCATGTTTCCTACCACAGACGTTTCTGTTGTTTGAGGCTCCAAGAGAGCATACGGAAGAAGATTCTAACAAGGCTTCATCACTGTACTTTGTTTCAGCTTTTCCCTTTCCTTCAAAACCTACTGAGCTTGATTTTTGGTTACGATGCAGACCCCGAGATCCGCGAACACCAAGACCACTGTTATGACCAACAGCTGGAGATTGCTCATCAGGAACAAGGTTTGATGCATCAGAACTCAAAGGGTTTTGGCTTTCGACTGATCCATTACACGAATTTATCACTGAGGAATGCTCAGAACCTTTGCTGCTAGAAGCAGCCTTTGAAAATTCAGCTCTTTTAATCATGTGTACTCGTTTTAAAGG from the Vigna angularis cultivar LongXiaoDou No.4 chromosome 3, ASM1680809v1, whole genome shotgun sequence genome contains:
- the LOC108325538 gene encoding transcription factor PHYTOCHROME INTERACTING FACTOR-LIKE 15, yielding MYFPVQRDSAVNNLQPNFEQSSCLRLPLKRVHMIKRAEFSKAASSSKGSEHSSVINSCNGSVESQNPLSSDASNLVPDEQSPAVGHNSGLGVRGSRGLHRNQKSSSVGFEGKGKAETKYSDEALLESSSVCSLGASNNRNVCGRKHDDIDDSVQNYEEAEDVVKEKPAREGTGVKRSRNAEAHNLCERKRRDKINKRMHILRELIPNCNKTDKASMLDDAIEYLKTLKLQLQIMKMGGGFCMPFMMLPGHGMMNAPHLQQLMGVEMGLRSGTTIPCNLPQFATTPLPAITDNRVHMFRFPNQVPTMPISHASFIPMVGNPRIPTGTATNRAENPSHQLTTLLASLSKNSYLNGQTELATKQPSNQVFPHQ